One window of the Strix uralensis isolate ZFMK-TIS-50842 chromosome 3, bStrUra1, whole genome shotgun sequence genome contains the following:
- the PDCD2 gene encoding programmed cell death protein 2 produces MAAGVELGFAAAAEGPGGAWRLRSAYFPSKVGGRPAWLGEAGLPGPAALRCGRCQQPCAFLLQLYAPLPHRPAAFHRTLFVFACRGAACYRLPGPRGPLCVFRNQLPRQNDTYPEEPPPEEPPPGPAPAPPRRLRCGAALCRVCGCLGPRACGRCRRAAYCGPEHQALDWRRGHRRACGQHAAAGDDSADSIPEHNEFLFPEYEILIEPEEPEFPADSSVDPDDEQGAADTSKGPKEQEELRATGSAGEAFQSLDEETLEAMAKHETEDDKIFQMFKERVAAEPEQIIRYCRGGEGPIWVSGENIPEENDIPNCLCGARRVFEFQIMPQLLNHLQVDSLGESIDWGTLVVYTCADNCGEGNEYLEEFIWKQDFSAGSV; encoded by the exons ATGGCGGCCGGCGTGGAGCTGGGCTttgcggcggcggcggaggggccgggcggcGCCTGGCGGCTGCGCAGCGCCTACTTCCCCAGCAAGGTCGGGGGGCGGCCGGCGTGGCTGGGCGAGGCCGGgctgccgggccccgccgccctgcGCTGCGGCCGTTGCCAGCAGCCCTGCGCCTTCCTGCTCCAGCTGTACGCGCCGCTGCCCCACCGCCCCGCCGCCTTCCACCGCACCCTCTTCGTCTTCGCCTGCCGCGGCGCCGCCTGCTACCGCCTGCCGGGCCCGCGGGGGCCCCTCTGCG TGTTCCGGAACCAGCTGCCGCGGCAGAACGACACCTACCCCGAGGAGCCGCCGCccgaggagccgccgccgggtcctgcccccgcgcccccccgccggcTCCGCTGCGGCGCCGCGCTCTGCCGCGTCTGCGGCTGCCTGGGGCCCCGCGCctgcgggcgctgccgccgcgccgcctACTGCGGCCCCGAGCACCAGGCGCTGGACTGGCGGCGGGGGCACCGGCGGGCCTGCGGACAGCACGCCGCCGCCGGAG atGATTCAGCGGATTCGATTCCAGAGCATAACGAATTCCTTTTTCCAGAATATGAAATTTTGATAGAACCTGAGGAACCAGAATTTCCTGCTGACAGTAGTGTAGATCCTGATGATGAACAAGGAGCTGCAGATACATCAAAGGGCCCAAAAGAACAAGAGGAACTCAGAGCTACAGGCAGTGCAG gtGAAGCATTTCAATCCTTAGATGAAGAGACTTTGGAAGCAATGGCAAAACATGAGACTGAAGACGACAAGATCTTCCAGATGTTTAAAGAACGAGTAGCTGCCGAACCAGAGCAG ATTATTAGAtactgcagaggaggagaaggccCGATCTGGGTATCGGGTGAAAATATTCCTGAAGAAAACGATATCCCAAATTGTTTATGTGGTGCCAGAAGGGTTTTTGAATTCCAG ATTATGCCGCAGCTTCTGAACCACCTTCAGGTTGACAGCCTTGGAGAGAGCATTGACTGGGGGACACTGGTGGTGTACACTTGTGCTGACAACTGCGGCGAGGGAAATGAATACCTGGAAGAGTTCATATGGAAACAAGACTTCTCTGCAGGCTCTGTTTAA